TACTCCGACTGCGGCCGCAAGTCTTGGACAGGTCTACAAGGCCCGCGTCGGTTCACAGCGATGGGTCGCGGTCAAAGTTCAGAGACCGAATCTGACCTTCATCCTGCGGCGGGACATGGTTTTGATTCGCAGTCTGGGAATTCTGGCTGCCCCTTTTCTGCCACTGAATCTGGGCTTTGGACTCGGAGAAATCATTGATGAGTTCGGGCGAAGCCTGTTTGAAGAAATCGATTACTGCTGCGAAGCGGACAACGCCCGGCACTTCTCAAGGTTGTTCGCTGACAATGACGCGGTCACCATTCCTGACGTTGACGAAGAGCTTTCAAGCCGTCGCGTTCTCACCACCAGCTGGATCCAGGGCACCAAGCTTCGCGATCCTCAGGAACTCAAGTCACAGCGCCTTGATCCTGCGGCTCTGATCCGCACAGGCGTGATCAGCGGTCTCCAGCAACTTCTGGAATTCGGTTATTTCCATGCCGACCCCCACCCCGGCAACCTCTTCGCTCTTCCAGGACGCAGTGGCGATCTCGGTCACGTGGCCTACGTGGATTTCGGCATGATGGATTCCATTAGTGATCAGGATCGACTGACGCTCACTGGAGCTGTTGTCCACCTGATCAATCGTGATTTCGAAGCGGTTGCCAGGGATTTTCAGGAGCTCGGATTTCTTTCACCCGATGCTGATCTGGCGCCGATCATTCCCGCCCTGGAAGATGCGCTGGGAGGCAGTCTTGGCGATTCTGTTGGTTCCTTCAACTTCAAGGCAATCACCGACCGATTCTCGGAATTGATGTACGACTACCCCTTCCGAGTCCCTGCACGCTTCGCCCTGATCATTCGTGCAGTGGTTAGCCAGGAAGGCCTTGCTCTAAGACTTGACCCCGATTTCCGCATTATCGCGGTGGCCTACCCCTATGTGGCCAAGCGACTGCTCGCTGGCGACACCAGAGAAATGCGAGAGAAACTGATGGACGTGATCTTTGATGAGCAGGGAAGTCTGCGCGTTGAGCGACTTGAAGGTCTTCTCGACGTCGTTGGCAACTACTCGGGTGGTCAGAGTAGTGGGGAGCTGCTGCCGGTGGCAGGGGCCGGCCTTCGCCTGTTGCTGAGTCGAGATGGGGGAAACCTGCGTCAGCGCCTCTTGCTGACCCTGGTCAAGGATGACCGCCTGAACATCTCAGATCTGAAAGAGCTCACCGCATTGATGAGAAAGACCTTTGGACCTCGACAGATTGCGGAGGGTGTGATGCAACGCCTGAATCCACTGGCGGCCTGATTCAGGCCGAACGGGCCCATCACCCCTGCAGTGGCACAGCGATAATGGCCATTCAAAGACTCACTCACTGACTTATGTCGATCGCGCCCGACACTGCTCCAATCGAGCTCGATCAGGCTCAGATCGACCTGCTGACTGAAGCATTCGGCGGCCTCAGCATGGATGACATCCTGCTGGACTACGCCAACCTTCAGCAGCCGCCATATGCCATGGCTGGGCTTGGCTTAGCAATCAGCTTGGCCTGCGGACTCACCTTCTCAAGGCTTGTTCAGAATCGTCTTGATGGCTGGAAGAAAGACAGGTTGCCATTGCTTCCTCTCGGCAACGCTGAAACCGTGATGAGTTACACGGGAATACTGATTGGCGTCACCTTGTTTATAGGAGGATCACTTCAGGTTTTCGGCTTTGCTTCAGGTGCGGCCTATCTGAGTGCCTTTGTGCTCTCAATCCTCACAGGTGGCGCACTCTGGGCTCAGCTTGAGCGATTGATGACGCAGGTGGAGGCTGGAAACTTCAAGGCGGTTGATTTCGACAACTTCGACGAATTCTTCTGATTGCTGTCGTTCAGTTTGCTGCTGTCAAGCCAAAACGTAGGCCTCTAACTGCACATCACCCCGACGCAGCATTTCCAGGCCTTCGCGTTCGAGCTTGCGGGTGCGATCACGGCTCATTTTCAGCGATTTAGCAATGGCCGTGAGGCTCATCGGATCCTCGCCGTCCATCCCGTAGCGCATCCGCAACACACGCTCCTGCAGTTCCGGCAGCTGGCCCAGCAGATCGCCCAGATCTCCCTTCAGGCACTCGCCTTCCACCTGCTCACTCGGCAGTTCGCCATCACCCGCCAACAAGTCCAGCAGTTCGGTGTCATCGCCATCGCCCACCTTCATCTCCAGGCTCACAGGCTGACGCGCACGGCACATCAAATCCTTCACCTCCTCCTCAGGCAGCTCCACAAATCCAGCCAGTTCCGTCACCGATGGCGTCCGGCCAAGCTCCTGACTCAATTCACGCTGACCTTTCTTCAGCTTGTTCAGCATCTCCGTGATGTGGATCGGCAAACGGATCGTCCGGCTCTTCTCCGCAATCGCACGCGTGATCCCCTGACGGATCCACCAGTACGCATAGGTGCTGAACTTGTAGCCACGGGTCGGGTCGAACTTCTCCACACCTCGCACCAGGCCGATCGTTCCCTCCTGGATCAGATCCAGCAGTTCCATATTCCGCTTGGTGTACTTCTTGGCCACACTCACCACCAGGCGCAGATTCGCCGCCACCATCCGTTCCTTGGCGCGGCGACCAGCCTGAAGCTTGCGCTTCAGTTGCGCT
Above is a window of Synechococcus sp. BIOS-E4-1 DNA encoding:
- a CDS encoding AarF/ABC1/UbiB kinase family protein, whose translation is MRPWIGIPRLIQISWALLGLVLSLLLRGSSKDPRVQRNLARTLLRTLTNLGPCFIKVGQALSTRPDLIRRDWLDELTRLQDDLPSFDHAIALNTIETELGAPADQLFDEFPDTPTAAASLGQVYKARVGSQRWVAVKVQRPNLTFILRRDMVLIRSLGILAAPFLPLNLGFGLGEIIDEFGRSLFEEIDYCCEADNARHFSRLFADNDAVTIPDVDEELSSRRVLTTSWIQGTKLRDPQELKSQRLDPAALIRTGVISGLQQLLEFGYFHADPHPGNLFALPGRSGDLGHVAYVDFGMMDSISDQDRLTLTGAVVHLINRDFEAVARDFQELGFLSPDADLAPIIPALEDALGGSLGDSVGSFNFKAITDRFSELMYDYPFRVPARFALIIRAVVSQEGLALRLDPDFRIIAVAYPYVAKRLLAGDTREMREKLMDVIFDEQGSLRVERLEGLLDVVGNYSGGQSSGELLPVAGAGLRLLLSRDGGNLRQRLLLTLVKDDRLNISDLKELTALMRKTFGPRQIAEGVMQRLNPLAA
- a CDS encoding RpoD/SigA family RNA polymerase sigma factor; translation: MSPLSLLPDADLVRSYLRDIGRVPLLSHQQEITLGRQVQELMDLEAQEAELSDQRGGETVPAAELAEAAGLSAAQLKRKLQAGRRAKERMVAANLRLVVSVAKKYTKRNMELLDLIQEGTIGLVRGVEKFDPTRGYKFSTYAYWWIRQGITRAIAEKSRTIRLPIHITEMLNKLKKGQRELSQELGRTPSVTELAGFVELPEEEVKDLMCRARQPVSLEMKVGDGDDTELLDLLAGDGELPSEQVEGECLKGDLGDLLGQLPELQERVLRMRYGMDGEDPMSLTAIAKSLKMSRDRTRKLEREGLEMLRRGDVQLEAYVLA